Proteins found in one Apostichopus japonicus isolate 1M-3 chromosome 16, ASM3797524v1, whole genome shotgun sequence genomic segment:
- the LOC139983162 gene encoding uncharacterized protein, with product MAVGYLRKFIVIIYISSILVGLGTNETCRSPQYLEIGKSGIILCHFPDGFSSVHWYNTLNIIDDDPTLNYEGGSIKSGSGYDSGEFDIQFDGSLLINNVTLNHETIFTVTKFTDNEDSPRIYAVDVHTFVKPQTPCPVIDQCSCGSEICYVQWTLEREFICEVMQARPGIPLTWMRWTQEGHRNVSFRTSVEKSTLTQTTSVTVTSEFDHSQLITLVCKAEDALHLLEKNESIILIHRKDEEILDEVVFVSFEQYSKLTLNCSYTDVRVLVWEKKHIDGSLETLAVIHGLNNFSKIFDDSLSLNEEGALVVSKVDIHHEGTYRCTFIDDNKEAVKSYKVAVYVNPVPPYPIIDGCDHVQYCVLTSGIKGSLTCSVKGIRPQIQLQWRAFRDEEKELISFSNQRSTAKINGDTSDIELTTDYETSPGRDKRITVECYAVGENVELFQLSTKVELLLPFDSNTTQETPLKDTSLSPAVYGPIVAGGVLSIIVIIPVLIILCKKSGTTPKPMNDEELKMLQNHSETEQTQKKRQFIWELQQSYELLYSSVQPVPYQKENSYNVNDLFVEGGIECLRSNPLSKKEERKWQHVKSYHEILNGQRSKSNRCIIEAEPGTGKTTLVLQMTYEWCVCNSGSLIGNVEILIFIKLIQLKGVSSFYEAIKRFILPRDSHFEANDIKDILDGVASVLIILDGFDEYPDHNNSRSDFSAILQKQMFPQFQVILTTRTGCLPKHFAPRTKRIRLTGFNAEAQDQYLKKAVTMEDENAAKTVKEFLLDNPVLADLCQFPLFFVLYAHLSQENQSLKECTSVTTFFRYVVSCFHRHYTRKLPDNPADHDTSFEKDHDELNKIAFESLCRDKRRTEWRREELENRLGEDFVEYYLLVGILRETELTETVDLPGTAAADHIQTIHNIRFYHSLFCEWYAANNLTDVIKSGNGHSDNDDDTLAEEKFEFLEDLDLSNFHYVYRFACGLDPQVAKQLIEYIKATDGGDKYATLCILERNGSVEHIKDMIQNLCSRTVHIAHEDSRLIQRSIQQLLDIVYAMKPQIKVTKLLLHESFRGIDVDKCEIIVTSGLKLSCQNTIETLWIEESENDLGENEFKDLLKYSLQCPSLKNVSLSASVVPSALGDEALLKQLIQKKVTVNWYPSVVWYFLNLQEDCWQVSNGISQITDDEYLKEVTRIREIKKNPAISEVNISNS from the exons ATGGCCGTCGGATACCTAAGGAAATTCATTGTGATCATCTACATTTCAAGCATTTTGGTTG GACTTGGAACCAACGAAACCTGCAGATCTCCTCAGTACCTGGAAATAGGGAAATCTGGGATTATTCTTTGTCACTTTCCTGATGGTTTTTCGAGTGTTCATTGGTATAACACACTTAATATTATAGACGATGATCCGACATTAAACTACGAAGGAGGTTCTATCAAAAGTGGTTCCGGGTATGACTCGGGAGAATTCGACATTCAGTTCGATGGATCGTTGCTGATAAACAACGTGACACTTAACCACGAGACTATCTTTACTGTAACCAAGTTTACAGACAACGAAGACTCCCCGAGAATTTACGCTGTTGATGTCCATACCTTTG TTAAACCACAAACACCTTGCCCAGTAATCGATCAGTGTTCTTGTGGTTCCGAGATCTGCTACGTACAGTGGACTCTCGAAAGGGAATTCATATGTGAAGTGATGCAAGCCAGACCAGGAATACCATTAACATGGATGAGGTGGACACAAGAAGGCCacagaaatgtttcatttcGAACTTCAGTTGAAAAGAGCACATTAACCCAAACCACTTCAGTGACTGTTACAAGTGAATTCGACCATTCACAATTAATAACCTTGGTCTGTAAAGCTGAAGACGCTTTGCATTTATTGGAGAAAAACGAGTCTATAATTCTGATTCATAGAAAAGACGAAGAAATATTAGACGAAGTAGTCTTCGTATCATTTGAACAATACTCAAAACTGACTCTAAACTGTTCCTATACAGACGTTCGCGTTCTCgtgtgggaaaagaaacataTTGACGGCTCCCTCGAAACTCTTGCAGTCATTCATGGTTTGAATAACTTTTCCAAAATCTTTGACGATAGCCTTTCTTTGAATGAAGAGGGCGCCCTGGTAGTATCTAAAGTTGATATACATCACGAGGGGACCTACAGATGTACTTTTATCGACGACAACAAAGAGGCGGTGAAGTCATACAAAGTTGCTGTATACG TAAATCCTGTGCCACCTTATCCAATCATTGATGGTTGTGACCACGTACAATATTGTGTGTTGACGAGCGGTATAAAAGGCAGTCTAACCTGCTCTGTGAAAGGAATACGGCCACAGATTCAATTACAATGGCGGGCATTCCGGGATGAGGAGAAAGAACTGATTTCATTCAGCAATCAACGTTCTACGGCTAAGATTAATGGTGACACGTCAGACATCGAACTCACGACAGACTATGAAACCAGCCCTGGGAGAGATAAACGGATAACAGTGGAATGCTATGCTGTCGGAGAAAATGTCGAGCTATTCCAGTTATCTACCAAGGTCGAATTGCTTCTCCCATTTG ATTCAAACACTACTCAGGAGACACCCCTCAAGGACACAAGTTTGTCTCCAGCTGTATATGGTCCAATTGTTGCTGGTGGGGTTCTGTCAATCATCGTCATCATTCCAGTTTTAATCATTCTGTGTAAAA AGTCGGGAACTACTCCAAAACCTATGAATGACGAG GAACTGAAAATGCTTCAAAACCATTCAGAAACAG AACAAACACAAAAGAAACGTCAATTTATATGGGAACTGCAGCAATCATATGAGCTCCTTTATAGTTCTGTACAGCCGGTACCTTACCAAAAGGAAAATAGCTATAACGTCAATGACTTATTTGTCGAGGGAGGTATTGAATGTTTGCGCAGTAACCCCCTTAgtaaaaaagaggaaagaaagtGGCAACATGTAAAATCCTACCACGAGATTCTCAacggtcaaaggtcaaagtcaAATCGATGCATCATCGAGGCCGAACCGGGAACTGGTAAGACAACGCTTGTACTGCAAATGACCTATGAATGGTGTGTTTGCAACAGCGGTTCTTTAATTGGGAACGTAGAAATATTGATCTTCATAAAGCTAATTCAGCTAAAAGGCGTATCGTCCTTCTACGAAGCCATCAAGCGGTTTATCTTACCAAGAGACTCTCATTTCGAGGCAAATGATATTAAGGATATTCTCGATGGAGTTGCCTCTGTACTCATAATACTTGATGGGTTCGATGAATATCCGGACCACAACAACTCACGATCAGACTTCTCAGCAATTTTACAAAAGCAAATGTTTCCCCAGTTTCAAGTTATTCTTACCACTCGAACTGGCTGCCTTCCAAAGCATTTCGCACCTCGTACAAAGCGCATCCGATTGACTGGGTTCAACGCGGAGGCCCAGGACCAATACTTAAAGAAAGCCGTGACAATGGAAGATGAAAACGCAGCAAAGACCGTAAAAGAATTTCTTTTGGATAACCCAGTCCTAGCTGATCTGTGTCAGTTTCCACTTTTCTTCGTACTGTATGCCCATCTGAGTCAGGAGAATCAAAGCCTAAAGGAATGCACCTCCGTTACTACTTTTTTCCGTTACGTAGTTTCTTGCTTTCATAGACATTATACGAGGAAACTACCAGACAATCCTGCTGATCATGACACCAGTTTCGAGAAAGACCACGATGAACTCAACAAGATTGCCTTTGAGAGTTTATGCAGAGATAAAAGAAGAACAGAATGGCGAAGGGAGGAGTTAGAAAACCGACTTGGCGAGGATTTTGTGGAGTATTACCTCCTCGTCGGTATATTGAGAGAAACTGAACTAACTGAAACAGTGGATTTACCAGGGACTGCTGCGGCTGATcacatacaaacaatacataataTTAGGTTTTATCATAgcctattctgtgaatggtacGCAGCTAATAATCTGACAGATGTCATTAAATCTGGAAATGGTCACAGTGATAACGATGACGACACCCTTGCAGAGGAGAAATTTGAGTTCCTAGAGGATCTTGACTTATCTAACTTTCATTACGTTTATCGGTTTGCATGCGGACTAGACCCGCAGGTCGCCAAGCAACTGATAGAATACATAAAAGCTACTGATGGTGGTGATAAGTATGCTACTTTGTGTATTTTGGAGCGTAATGGATCGGTAGAACACATTAAAGATATGATTCAGAATCTCTGTTCAAGAACTGTGCATATAGCACATGAAGATTCCAGGCTAATACAGAGGTCTATCCAACAACTCCTTGACATCGTATATGCAATGAAG CCACAGATTAAGGTGACAAAACTACTTCTTCATGAATCATTCCGTGGCATCGATGTCGATAAATGTGAGATAATCGTAACATCTGGCTTAAAGCTGTCATGTCAAAACACAATCGAGACATTGTGGATCGAGGAGAGTGAAAATGATCTGGGAGAGAAcgaattcaaagacttgttgAAGTACAGCTTACAGTGTCCGAGTCTCAAGAACGTTTC ACTTTCTGCGTCTGTCGTTCCGAGTGCTCTTGGAGATGAAGCTTTATTGAAACAGTTAATCCAGAAGAAAGTGACAG TTAACTGGTATCCATCGGTAGTTTGGTATTTCCTCAATCTGCAAGAGGACTGCTGGCAG GTGTCGAATGGCATATCCCAAATTACAGATGACGAGTATCTGAAAGAG GTCACCAGAATTcgagaaattaagaaaaaccCAG CGATATCCGAAGTGAACATTTCAAATTCATGA